In a single window of the Dehalococcoidales bacterium genome:
- a CDS encoding sigma-70 family RNA polymerase sigma factor, giving the protein MQELIERWQAGDIDAFDELFHQYKKLVFKNALLISGNVGDAEDILQEVFLKLWTSKHTFSPGKGNFINWLYKITVNQSISKCRKKKIYSLSLDQIDSGSGIFDNRERIEPNLDRKWEYEALTKLVSQMDEKHRLVLILKYFDDLPNKAIAEILDIPIGTVKSRLHNALANLRKKWDCMEEKID; this is encoded by the coding sequence ATGCAAGAACTCATAGAAAGATGGCAGGCCGGAGATATTGATGCTTTCGACGAGCTTTTTCACCAATATAAAAAATTAGTGTTTAAAAATGCATTACTAATCTCTGGTAATGTTGGCGACGCTGAGGACATTTTGCAGGAAGTATTTCTTAAGCTGTGGACTTCAAAACACACTTTCAGTCCTGGCAAGGGTAATTTTATTAACTGGCTTTACAAAATCACCGTCAATCAAAGTATCAGCAAGTGCCGTAAGAAGAAAATCTATTCTCTTTCTCTTGACCAGATAGATTCAGGCAGTGGGATTTTCGATAACAGAGAAAGGATCGAACCGAATCTTGATCGTAAATGGGAATATGAAGCACTAACCAAGTTGGTAAGTCAAATGGATGAGAAACACCGTCTTGTTTTGATATTAAAGTATTTTGATGATTTGCCCAATAAGGCCATTGCTGAAATATTGGATATTCCAATAGGCACTGTTAAATCACGGTTGCATAATGCCCTGGCAAACCTTCGAAAAAAATGGGATTGCATGGAAGAAAAAATAGACTGA